In the genome of Paenibacillus pabuli, one region contains:
- a CDS encoding lytic transglycosylase domain-containing protein: protein MVTFEKIGMIITAVLASITVYGGLVVPAASNPIGEQNTKQTLTKVKSVPDSTSRKEMVDMLEHYIKSYQEKTVSRTKLLKYVKWVDQYNEGSNMDSVWIMAMMWQESRLIEDSTSSHGAIGLLQILPSTAKSFGVSGSDLYKPEVNIKTSIEYMKYLLEKYDGDLRIATIAYNQGEGNVDKGKARPWYYNQVKKHHNNMLQILKKINKER, encoded by the coding sequence TTGGTCACATTTGAAAAAATCGGGATGATCATTACGGCGGTACTGGCATCGATAACTGTATATGGAGGACTTGTTGTACCAGCTGCTTCTAATCCGATCGGAGAACAAAATACAAAACAAACCCTAACGAAAGTGAAGTCAGTTCCGGACTCTACGTCCCGTAAAGAAATGGTAGATATGCTGGAGCATTATATCAAATCTTATCAAGAGAAGACGGTAAGCCGGACCAAGCTGTTGAAGTATGTGAAGTGGGTGGATCAATATAATGAAGGCTCCAATATGGATTCCGTGTGGATAATGGCCATGATGTGGCAAGAAAGCCGCTTAATAGAGGATAGCACATCATCTCATGGAGCCATTGGACTCCTTCAAATACTTCCAAGTACAGCCAAGTCGTTTGGTGTTAGCGGCAGTGACTTATACAAGCCGGAAGTCAACATCAAAACCAGCATTGAATATATGAAATATCTGTTGGAAAAGTATGACGGAGACCTCCGTATAGCAACTATTGCGTACAATCAAGGGGAAGGCAATGTAGACAAAGGCAAGGCTCGCCCCTGGTATTACAACCAAGTGAAGAAACACCATAACAATATGCTTCAGATATTAAAGAAAATCAATAAAGAACGTTAG
- a CDS encoding sigma-70 family RNA polymerase sigma factor yields the protein MGFDDLFEIGDIDTFLNKAQEKCRHKLRGKTFAGMEKEDVTQEIMIKLYNALDKYDAEKAKMSTFVDHLIENKIKDMYRKCMSEKNLSVVNAVQLVCTDLGASDESDGTDAALTLGHAGFAFENFEFVTDIMENMKLNDREKEIFKLRTSGYEFVEIAAMLGVSKARISQLWKAIREKYEAL from the coding sequence ATGGGGTTTGATGATTTATTTGAGATTGGGGATATAGATACGTTCTTGAACAAAGCACAGGAAAAATGCCGCCACAAGCTAAGAGGCAAAACGTTTGCAGGGATGGAAAAAGAGGATGTAACGCAGGAGATTATGATAAAGTTGTATAACGCGCTGGACAAGTATGACGCTGAAAAAGCAAAAATGTCGACGTTTGTTGATCATCTGATCGAAAATAAAATCAAGGATATGTACCGCAAATGCATGTCTGAGAAAAACCTCAGTGTCGTTAACGCTGTCCAGCTTGTGTGTACTGATCTTGGTGCCAGTGATGAAAGTGATGGAACAGATGCAGCGCTAACGCTGGGACATGCCGGGTTTGCCTTTGAGAATTTTGAATTTGTAACTGACATCATGGAGAATATGAAGCTTAATGACCGGGAAAAAGAGATTTTTAAACTTCGAACCTCCGGTTACGAGTTTGTAGAAATTGCAGCAATGTTAGGGGTGTCAAAGGCACGCATATCACAGTTATGGAAAGCGATTCGAGAGAAATACGAAGCTCTGTAG
- a CDS encoding Na-translocating system protein MpsC family protein — translation MYSGAIGGKRMIVGRDVNIEIKDLERELAKMASRIRKDFTERGPVDTRVVIMNHFIILKFTAKFTKPEAFMLEHMQSHSSQIFAEYKLKLAQMMREDFSPLFSYIHLGLKIEDIETMFFGTDFAEQVTVFKMNKDVEGLLKNDAINMP, via the coding sequence TTGTATTCAGGGGCAATAGGAGGAAAAAGGATGATTGTTGGGAGGGATGTGAACATTGAGATAAAAGACTTGGAAAGAGAACTCGCGAAAATGGCATCAAGAATAAGAAAAGATTTTACTGAACGCGGGCCGGTAGATACCAGAGTCGTCATCATGAATCATTTTATCATCCTGAAGTTTACAGCAAAATTCACCAAACCTGAAGCGTTCATGCTTGAACACATGCAATCGCATTCCAGTCAGATCTTTGCCGAATACAAGCTGAAGCTTGCACAAATGATGAGAGAAGATTTCAGTCCTCTGTTCTCCTATATTCACCTGGGTTTAAAAATTGAAGATATTGAAACCATGTTCTTTGGTACTGATTTTGCAGAACAAGTAACTGTGTTTAAAATGAACAAGGATGTTGAGGGACTGCTAAAAAATGATGCTATAAACATGCCTTAA